The nucleotide sequence AAGAACCGCCTGCTCAACCCCAAGGAGCGCGAGATCGTCGCGCATCACGAGATGGGCCACGCCCTCGTCGCGGCCGCGCTGCCGGGGTCCGACCCGGTCCACAAGGTCTCCATCATCCCGCGCGGCGTCGCGGCGCTGGGCTACACGATCCAGCGGCCGACCGAGGACCGCTTCCTGATGACCATGGAGGAACTGGAGAACAAGATGGCGGTCCTGCTGGGGGGGCGCGCCGCCGAGCAGATCGTCTTCGGCCATCTCTCCACCGGGGCGCACGACGACCTGGGCAAGGTCACGCAGATCGCTCGGCACATGGCGGCCCGCTACGGGATGATCCCCGACCTCGGCCACGTGACCTACGACCGCGAGCCCTCGGCCTATCTCGGCGTCGCCGGCCCGGAGTTCCGCCAGTACAGCGAGGCGACGGCCGCCCGCATCGACGCGGCCGTCCAGGGCGTCGTCGACGCGGCCTATCGCTCGGCGGTCGCCGTCCTCGAGGAGAACAAGAAGGTCCTGCTCCAGTCGGCGGGCGCCTTGCTGGCCAAGGAGACGCTCTCCGAGGCGGAGCTCGCGCCGATCTTCAAGGCGGTCCGCTCGCCGAAGCTGGCTCCGGCGCCGCAGGCCTTGGGGCTGGCGTGAGCGCCCGCTATTTCTTCACGGCGCGGCGCAGGCGGAGGACGTCGATCGCCTCCTTGCCCTTGACCGAGTACTCGTAAGCGAGGGAGACCTCGTCGCCGATGCTGAGGTCGGCCAGGGCGATGGTCTTTCCCTCGATGGAATCGATCCGCGCCCTCTTCGCCGCGAAGGCGCGCACCTTCCCGTCGACGCACTTGACACGCAGCCTGCCCCTCGACGCGTCCACCGCCACGACGGTCCCGCTGTCGTACCAGGACGCGCTCGCGAGCTTCACCTGGGTCTTCTGCTGAGAAGGCCGCGCCGTCTGCGCCCATGCCGCGCCGCCCGCCAGGACGATCGACAACGCCAATGCCGCTGGAATGATCATGGGACCTCCGAAGACGCCGACCAGCTTCACCCGCAGTGTAGCGCCTTTGCGGGGACGAGCCCATGGAGCGGCGGTCACTCTATTTCGACGAAGAGGCGACGTCCTCTCCAAAAAAATGAACCACCAAGGCACGAAGACACAAAGAACGACGAGTAGAAGGTCGTTTCATCCATTTTCTTCGTGTCTTGGTGTCTTTGTGGTTGAATATTTTCTTGCGAAATCTCTTAAAGTGACCGGCATTGGCGCTAGTCGCCGCCGCCGACGTCGACGAGCTCGGGAAGCGCCGCGTCACGCCCGGCCGCGAGCCGCGCCTGAAGCCAGTCGCACGCCGCGGCGACGACCGCCGGGCGGTCGTTCTCGAACTCGTGGCCCTCCCCGGGAAGCTCGAGGAGCTCCTTCGGCCGGCCGGCCAGCGCCCACAGACGCCGCGCGGACGCCGGCGGCACCATGCGGTCCTGCAGGCCCTGCATCACGAGCAGCGGGGTCGGCGCGATGTCGCGGAGATAGATGTCCGGGCGTTCGTGACGGGCGATGCCGGCGTACTCCCGCCAGACCTCGCCGAAGTCGGGGATGTTGAGCACCTTCCCGTTCCGGCGGAGATAGGCGGCGTCGGCGGGCTCGTCCAGCCGCGGCAGGGCCGGGGCCATCACGACCGCGGCCGCCAGCCTCGTCTCCGCCGCCAGCTTCAGCGCGACCCAGCCTCCGATGCTGACGCCGAGCACCGCGACGCGCCCGGCGTCCACGTGATGGTACCGCGACAGGAGCCTGAGGGACGCCCGGGCGTCGTCGAGGAGACCGCGGAGGCTGTAGCGGCCGCCGCTGCCCCAGCAGCCCCGGAAGTGCGGCGTGAAGGCGGTCATGCCGCGGCGGCACAGCTCGGCGGCGACGTCGTCGTTCTTCTGGAGGCCGGGGAAGCCGTGCAGGAGGAGCACGGCGGGCGACTTCTCGGCTCGCGGGGACAGACGCAGCCCGCCCACCCGCCACTCGTGTCCGACGCGGAACTTCACCGCTCGAATCTCCATAGTCGCTCCTCCCGGGCCGGACGCGGCTTCATGGACGCAACGCTTCGGCTACGGGAGCAAGGCCCGTTTGTTGCGTCCGAAGACGACGGCGGGGGCACGGAGGAACCATGTTCCACGATCGGCATGACGCGGCGGTCCGTCTGGCTCGCGAGCTCCGGCGCTTCAAGGGGCGCGCCGACGCGCTGGTCCTGGCCGTCCCCCGCGGGGGGCTGCCGATCGGAGCCGTCCTTTCCGCCGAGCTGGGCCTGCCGCTCGACGTGATCCTGACCAAGAAGATCGGCCACCCCTAC is from Elusimicrobiota bacterium and encodes:
- a CDS encoding FecR domain-containing protein, which codes for MIIPAALALSIVLAGGAAWAQTARPSQQKTQVKLASASWYDSGTVVAVDASRGRLRVKCVDGKVRAFAAKRARIDSIEGKTIALADLSIGDEVSLAYEYSVKGKEAIDVLRLRRAVKK
- a CDS encoding alpha/beta fold hydrolase, producing the protein MEIRAVKFRVGHEWRVGGLRLSPRAEKSPAVLLLHGFPGLQKNDDVAAELCRRGMTAFTPHFRGCWGSGGRYSLRGLLDDARASLRLLSRYHHVDAGRVAVLGVSIGGWVALKLAAETRLAAAVVMAPALPRLDEPADAAYLRRNGKVLNIPDFGEVWREYAGIARHERPDIYLRDIAPTPLLVMQGLQDRMVPPASARRLWALAGRPKELLELPGEGHEFENDRPAVVAAACDWLQARLAAGRDAALPELVDVGGGD